A window of Vigna unguiculata cultivar IT97K-499-35 chromosome 4, ASM411807v1, whole genome shotgun sequence contains these coding sequences:
- the LOC114181256 gene encoding acid phosphatase 1 produces MNPGVGLLSLLVALSTASHIRSETILRLPSEKAISSDYCDSWRLAVETNNAGEWKRVPANCVDFVAEYITGERYRRDCEVVGNLSLAFARSVRLVGGGRDAWVFDIDETLLSNVPYYEEIGFGFEIFNETSFDSWVHSAAAPALPANLILYNELKELGFSVFLLTGRSEHQRNATETNLLLSGYRNWERLILRGSSDKGKPAISYKSEKREEVENEGYLIHGSSGDQWSDLWGYAVAARSFKIPNPMYYIP; encoded by the exons ATGAATCCCGGCGTAGGGCTGCTGTCCCTGCTGGTGGCCCTCTCAACGGCCAGCCACATTCGTTCGGAGACGATCCTGAGGTTGCCGTCGGAGAAGGCAATCTCGAGCGATTACTGCGACAGCTGGAGGCTGGCGGTGGAGACGAACAACGCGGGGGAGTGGAAGCGCGTGCCGGCGAATTGCGTGGATTTCGTGGCGGAGTACATTACCGGAGAGCGGTACCGGAGGGACTGCGAAGTGGTCGGGAATTTGTCGTTGGCGTTCGCGAGGAGCGTGAGATTGGTCGGAGGCGGAAGAGACGCGTGGGTGTTCGACATCGACGAGACGCTCCTCTCCAACGTGCCTTATTATGAAGAAATTGGATTCGG ATTTGAGATCTTCAATGAGACTTCCTTTGATTCTTGGGTGCACTCGGCTGCTGCCCCAGCTTTGCCAGccaatttaattttgtataacgAGCTTAAGGAATTGGGGTTCAGTGTATTTCTCTTAACTGGGAGGAGTGAGCATCAAAGGAATGCCACGGAGACAAACCTTCTGCTTTCAGGGTACAGAAATTGGGAGAGACTTATCTTAAG AGGGTCTTCTGATAAAGGCAAACCTGCCATTAGTTACAAGTCTGAGAAGAGAGAAGAGGTGGAGAACGAAGGCTACTTGATTCATGGGAGCTCTGGGGATCAGTGGAGTGATTTGTGGGGTTATGCAGTAGCCGCACGGTCTTTCAAAATCCCAAACCCAATGTATTATATTCCATAG